A genomic segment from Diceros bicornis minor isolate mBicDic1 chromosome 5, mDicBic1.mat.cur, whole genome shotgun sequence encodes:
- the LOC131406271 gene encoding cytochrome P450 1A1 yields the protein MFSVFGLSVPISATELLLASAIFCLVFWVVRAWQPRMPKGLRSPPGPWGWPLLGHVLTLGKNPHLVLSRLSQRYGDVMQIRIGSTPVLVLSGLDTIRQALVRQGDDFKGRPDLYSFTLISDGQSMTFNPDSGPVWAARRRLAQNALKSFSTASDPTSSSSCYLEEHVSKEAEYLIGKFQELMAGVGHFDPYRYVVVSVANVICAMCFGRRYDHDDQELLSLVNLNNEFGEVAASGFPADFIPILRYLPNSALDIFKDLNERFNVLMQRMVKEHYKTFVKGHIRDITDSLIEHCQDKKLDENANIQLSDEKIISVVFDLFGAGFDTVTTAVSWSLLYLVTRPSMQKKIQEELDSVVGRARRPRLSDRPQLPYMEAFILETFRHSSFLPFTIPHSTTRDTSLSGFYIPKGRCVFVNQWQINHDQKLWGDPSEFRPERFLTPDGTIDKALSEKVILFGLGKRNCIGETIGRLEVFLFLAILLQQVEFSVPPGVKVDTTPIYGLTMKHARCEHFQVQVRP from the exons ATGTTTTCTGTGTTTGGACTCTCTGTCCCCATCTCGGCCACAGAGCTTCTCCTGGCCTCCGCCATCTTCTGCCTGGTATTCTGGGTGGTCAGGGCCTGGCAGCCTCGGATGCCCAAAGGCCTGAGGAGTCCACCagggccctggggctggcccctgctcgGGCACGTGCTGACCCTGGGGAAGAACCCACACCTGGTGCTTTCGCGGCTGAGCCAGCGTTATGGGGACGTGATGCAGATCCGCATTGGCAGCACACCTGTGCTGGTGCTCAGCGGCCTGGACACCATCAGGCAGGCCCTGGTGCGGCAGGGCGATGATTTCAAGGGCCGGCCTGACCTCTATAGCTTCACTCTGATCTCTGATGGCCAGAGCATGACCTTCAACCCAGACTCTGGACCAGTGTGGGCTGCCCGCCGGCGCCTGGCCCAGAACGCCCTGAAGAGTTTCTCCACCGCCTCAGACCCGACTTCCTCATCCTCCTGCTACCTGGAGGAGCACGTGAGCAAGGAGGCTGAGTACCTCATCGGCAAGTTCCAGGAGCTGATGGCAGGGGTTGGACACTTCGACCCCTACAGGTATGTAGTGGTGTCAGTGGCCAATGTCATCTGTGCCATGTGCTTTGGCCGACGCTATGACCACGATGACCAAGAGCTGCTTAGCCTCGTCAACCTGAATAATGAGTTTGGGGAGGTGGCTGCCTCTGGGTTTCCGGCAGACTTTATCCCTATCCTCCGTTACCTGCCCAACTCTGCCCTGGATATCTTCAAGGACCTGAATGAGAGGTTCAACGTGTTAATGCAGAGGATGGTCAAGGAACACTACAAAACATTTGTGAAG GGCCATATCCGGGACATCACAGACAGCCTGATCGAGCACTGTCAGGACAAGAAGCTGGACGAGAATGCCAATATCCAGCTGTCAGACGAGAAGATCATTAGTGTCGTCTTTGACCTCTTTGGAGCTG GGTTTGACACAGTCACAACTGCCGTCTCCTGGAGCCTCCTATACCTGGTGACAAGGCCCAGCATGCAGAAAAAGATCCAGGAGGAGCTGG ACTCAGTGGTTGGCAGGGCGCGGCGGCCCCGGCTCTCTGACAGACCCCAGCTGCCCTACATGGAGGCCTTCATCCTGGAGACCTTCCGacactcctccttcctccccttcacCATCCCCCACAG taCCACAAGAGACACAAGTCTGAGTGGCTTTTACATTCCCAAGGGGCGTTGTGTCTTTGTGAACCAATGGCAGATCAACCATGACCA GAAGCTGTGGGGCGACCCATCTGAGTTCCGACCAGAACGGTTTCTCACCCCCGATGGCACCATCGACAAGGCACTGAGTGAGAAGGTGATTCTCTTTGGTTTGGGCAAGCGGAATTGCATTGGTGAGACCATTGGCCGCTTGGAGGTCTTTCTCTTCCTGGCCATCCTGCTGCAGCAGGTGGAATTCAGCGTGCCACCGGGAGTGAAGGTGGACACGACTCCCATCTACGGGCTGACCATGAAGCATGCCCGCTGCGAGCACTTCCAGGTGCAGGTGCGCCCCTAG
- the LOC131405432 gene encoding cytochrome P450 1A2, whose amino-acid sequence MALSQLGPFSATELLLASAIFCLVFWVVRAWQPRMPKGLRSPPGPWGWPLLGHVLTLGKNPHLVLSRLSQRYGDVMQIRIGSTPVLVLSGLDTIRQALVRQGDDFKGRPDLYSSTLVFDGQSMTFNPDSGPVWAARRRLAQNALNAFSTASDPASPSSCYLEEHVSKEAEALLTRLQELMAGAGRFDPYIQVVESVANVIGAMCFGRRFPQSSEEMLSLVKNSHEFVETASSGNPVDFFPILRYLPNPTLQRFKTFNQRFLRFLQKTVQEHYQDFDKNSIQDITGALFKHRENSSRAGGGIIPQERIVNLINDIFGAGFDTVTTAISWSLMYLVTNPKIQRKIQEELDTVVGRARRPRLSDRPQLPYMEAFILETFRHSSFLPFTIPHSTVRDTTLNGFYIPKERCVFINQWQVNHDERLWGDPFEFRPERLLTANGTAINKTLSEKVMLFGMGKRRCIGEVLAKWEVFLFLAILLQQLEFSVPPGVKVDLTPIYGLTMKHARCEHVQARLRFPIK is encoded by the exons ATGGCACTGTCCCAGCTCGGTCCCTTCTCGGCCACAGAGCTTCTCCTGGCCTCCGCCATCTTCTGCCTGGTATTTTGGGTGGTCAGGGCCTGGCAGCCTCGGATGCCCAAAGGCCTGAGGAGTCCACCagggccctggggctggcccctgctcgGGCACGTGCTGACCCTGGGGAAGAACCCACACCTGGTGCTGTCGCGGCTGAGCCAGCGTTATGGGGACGTGATGCAGATCCGCATTGGCAGCACACCTGTGCTGGTGCTCAGCGGCCTGGACACCATCAGGCAGGCCCTGGTGCGGCAGGGCGATGATTTCAAGGGCCGGCCTGACCTCTACAGCTCCACTCTGGTCTTTGATGGCCAGAGCATGACCTTCAACCCAGACTCTGGACCAGTGTGGGCTGCCCGCCGGCGCCTGGCCCAGAACGCCCTCAACGCTTTCTCCACTGCCTCAGACCCAGCTTCCCCGTCCTCCTGCTACCTGGAGGAGCACGTGAGCAAGGAGGCCGAGGCCCTCCTCACTAGGTTGCAGGAGCTGATGGCAGGGGCCGGGCGTTTCGACCCCTACATCCAGGTGGTGGAGTCCGTGGCCAACGTCATTGGTGCCATGTGCTTCGGGCGGCGCTTCCCCCAGAGCAGTGAGGAAATGCTCAGCCTCGTGAAGAACAGCCACGAGTTCGTGGAGACTGCCTCATCCGGGAACCCCGTGGACTTCTTCCCCATCCTCCGATACCTACCGAACCCCACCCTGCAGAGGTTCAAGACCTTCAACCAGAGGTTCCTGCGGTTCCTGCAGAAAACAGTCCAGGAGCACTATCAGGACTTTGACAAG AACAGCATCCAGGACATCACAGGCGCCCTGTTCAAGCACAGAGAGAACAGCTCCAGAGCCGGCGGTGGCATCATCCCCCAGGAGAGGATTGTCAACCTTATCAACGACATCTTTGGGGCCG GGTTTGACACAGTCACAACGGCCATCTCCTGGAGCCTTATGTACCTTGTGACAAATCCTAAGATACAGAGGAAGATCCAGGAGGAGCTGG ACACAGTGGTTGGCAGGGCACGGCGGCCCCGACTCTCTGACAGACCCCAGCTGCCCTACATGGAGGCCTTCATCCTGGAGACCTTCCGacactcctcctttctccccttcACCATCCCCCACAG CACAGTTAGGGACACGACACTGAATGGCTTCTACATCCCCAAGGAACGCTGTGTCTTCATAAACCAGTGGCAAGTCAACCATGACGA GCGGCTGTGGGGGGACCCGTTTGAGTTCCGGCCAGAGCGACTCCTCACTGCCAACGGCACTGCCATCAACAAGACCTTGAGTGAGAAGGTGATGCTCTTTGGCATGGGCAAGCGCCGGTGCATAGGGGAGGTCTTGGCCAAGTGGGAGGTCTTCCTCTTCCTGGCCATCCTGCTGCAACAGCTGGAGTTCAGCGTGCCACCAGGCGTGAAAGTGGACCTAACCCCCATCTACGGGCTGACCATGAAGCACGCCCGCTGCGAACACGTCCAGGCACGGCTACGTTTTCCTATCAAGTGA